The genomic segment ACCACCTCCGTCAATCCGTCGAACCGGATCGCGACGGCCGCCCTGGTGTTCGGCGTCCTCGGCTTCGGCGGCGGACTGACGGCGATCCCGGCCGTCGTCTGCGGTGCCATCGGGTTGACCCGCGCCGGCCACCGCAACGGGAGCGGAAAGGGCATGGCTTTCGCCGGGTTGATCCTTGGTGCCGTCGGAGTCCTTCTCCTCTTACTGCCCTCCGTCATCAAAGTTCATCGCCCCTCTGCGCTGGGTGGGTCAAAGAACAAAATCAAACAAATTACGATTGGCCTGCACGCCTACCACGACACGTACGCCGGGTTCCCCGGCCCGTACGTTCTGCCGCCCGCGGGCCAAGCGCCGCCCGCGTCATCCGGGCGGTTGAGTTGGCGCGTGCCCTTGCTGCCGTATGTCGAGCAACAGAGCCTTTACAACCGGATCAATCTCGCGGAGGCGTGGGACGGACCGACCAATGGACCAGTCACCCGTACTCCGGTCCCGACGTACTACGATTCGCGGGGCGCCGACGTGGAACCGACCAACCAGACGCCGTACCGCGTGTTCGTCGGAAGTGGGGCAATTTTTGAGGAGAACAAACCGGGTAAAAAGTACGCCGACGTGGCCGACGGGACGTCGAACACGATCCTGATGGCTGAGTCCGAGTGTTTTGTTCCCTGGGCCCAGTACAACGAACTCCCGTTCGACCCCGATGGCCCCCTACCACCACTTGGCGCCCGCCACGGGGACGTGTTTCTGGCGGGGATGGCTGACGGGTCGGTTCGAGCAGTCAAGAAGTCGATCAGCCCGCAAGTGTTAAAGGCTGCCATCACCGCGAATGGCGGGGAACAATTGCCGCCCGATTGGTGAATGCGCGTGACCGCCGTCCGCGGCGCGACTTGAAGAAATACAAATTCAAATTAACCGCAGAGGGCACGAGAGGGCGCTGAGAAAGCAATGAAGGCAAAGACCAGGGTTTAATCAGAATATGCTTCGTGGCATGCCTTCTGAATCGTTTTCTCTCTGCGCCCTCTCGTGCCCTCTGCGGTTAGTATTTCTGTGGTTTGTTCGTGGCGGAGGCGGGGTCGCGGCAACTCACCGCACGCTGACATTGACCGGCGAACTCCAGTGCCCGCAGCGGCCGGTCGAGTCTCGCCAGCGGGCGCGGACGCGGTATTCGCCGGGTTCCTTGAACGCTTCCGGCGGGATGCCGACCTCGCGGCCCGATTTGACTTCCGTCCGCCAACGCTCGTCGAGTTCGTACCAACCCCGTTGACCCACACGTCCGACCCGCCATTCCAGCGCCGCCGGCTTGT from the Fimbriiglobus ruber genome contains:
- a CDS encoding DUF1559 domain-containing protein → MHDERDDTTSVNPSNRIATAALVFGVLGFGGGLTAIPAVVCGAIGLTRAGHRNGSGKGMAFAGLILGAVGVLLLLLPSVIKVHRPSALGGSKNKIKQITIGLHAYHDTYAGFPGPYVLPPAGQAPPASSGRLSWRVPLLPYVEQQSLYNRINLAEAWDGPTNGPVTRTPVPTYYDSRGADVEPTNQTPYRVFVGSGAIFEENKPGKKYADVADGTSNTILMAESECFVPWAQYNELPFDPDGPLPPLGARHGDVFLAGMADGSVRAVKKSISPQVLKAAITANGGEQLPPDW